From bacterium, the proteins below share one genomic window:
- a CDS encoding zinc ABC transporter substrate-binding protein, with translation MRKYMTLMIAAALVPVLLAGTPAQAKKLNVVTTLTDLASIARSVGGEDVTVISLCPGTRDPHFMPAKPSLARKLGKADMLVYDGMELEIGWLPQLIEKARNPRVKPGARGDVDCSQAISNLLEVPAATVDRSEGDIHPLGNPHYTLDPRNAEAVADLLAERMSDLDPVHAQAFADRAAAFKAEIEKHLPGWVEMTAKARAHHVLIYHKHWTYLVDWLGLDKIGEIEHRPGITPSPRHVHEMMDKAKRLGDVVIIAATWDHLDAAKEVGKRSGAPLVVLPGHTGGTDGTDDYISFIDTICRSLAAATTQLQSLR, from the coding sequence ATGCGAAAATACATGACCCTGATGATCGCAGCCGCGCTGGTTCCGGTTCTGCTGGCCGGAACGCCGGCGCAGGCGAAGAAGCTGAACGTGGTGACCACCTTGACGGACCTGGCGTCCATCGCCCGCAGCGTGGGCGGGGAGGACGTGACCGTGATCTCCCTGTGCCCCGGGACCCGCGATCCCCATTTCATGCCCGCGAAACCCTCGCTGGCCCGCAAGCTCGGCAAGGCGGACATGCTGGTCTACGACGGCATGGAACTGGAGATCGGCTGGTTGCCCCAGCTGATCGAGAAGGCGCGCAACCCGCGCGTCAAACCCGGTGCGCGGGGCGACGTGGACTGCTCGCAGGCGATCTCGAATCTGCTCGAGGTGCCCGCGGCGACCGTGGACCGCAGCGAGGGGGACATCCACCCCCTGGGCAATCCCCATTACACGCTCGATCCCCGCAACGCCGAGGCCGTCGCCGACCTGCTGGCCGAGCGCATGTCCGACCTGGACCCGGTCCACGCCCAGGCCTTCGCGGACCGAGCCGCGGCGTTCAAGGCGGAGATCGAGAAGCACCTGCCCGGCTGGGTGGAGATGACCGCGAAGGCCCGCGCCCATCACGTTCTGATCTATCACAAGCACTGGACCTATCTAGTGGACTGGCTCGGGCTGGACAAAATCGGCGAGATCGAGCATCGGCCCGGTATCACTCCGTCTCCCCGGCACGTCCACGAGATGATGGACAAGGCGAAACGCCTGGGCGATGTCGTGATCATCGCGGCGACCTGGGACCATCTCGATGCGGCCAAGGAAGTGGGCAAGCGTTCGGGTGCGCCGCTGGTCGTCTTGCCCGGCCATACCGGAGGTACCGACGGCACGGACGACTATATCTCGTTCATCGACACCATTTGCCGGTCCCTTGCCGCGGCGACAACGCAACTGCAGAGCTTGAGATGA